The following proteins come from a genomic window of Canis aureus isolate CA01 chromosome 3, VMU_Caureus_v.1.0, whole genome shotgun sequence:
- the TTC36 gene encoding tetratricopeptide repeat protein 36 has translation MEDTPHRDEPQTEPCPLDQLAARLSPPPSSLHSPESPSGIWELSTMGTPNDQAVLRAIFNPDTPFGDLVGLDVEEEVEKEEVDEDEVFPRAQLEQSKALELQGVMAAEAGHLSTALERFGQAIDLLPQRASAYNNRAQARRLQGDVAGALEDLERAVALSGGRGRAARQGFVQRGLLARLQGRDDDARGDFERAARLGSSFARRQLVLLNPYAALCNRMLADVMKQLHGPRNGR, from the exons ATGGAAGACACTCCTCACAGGGACGAGCCTCAAACAGAACCTTGCCCTCTAGATCAGCTGGCTGCGAGGCTCAGCCCCCCTCCGTCCTCCCTTCACTCTCCTGAGTCACCTTCTGGGATTTGGGAGTTGAGCACCATGGGGACTCCAAATGACCAGGCAGTGTTGCGGGCCATCTTCAACCCCGACACCCCGTTTGGAGACCTTGTTGGGTTGGACGTGGAAGAGGAGGTAGAGAAGGAAGAAGTAGATGAAG ATGAGGTTTTTCCTCGAGCGCAGCTGGAGCAGTCCAAGGCCCTGGAGCTCCAGGGGGTGATGGCGGCGGAGGCCGGCCACCTCAGCACGGCCCTGGAGAGGTTTGGCCAAGCCATTGACCTGCTGCCCCAGAGGGCCTCCGCCTACAACAACCGGGCCCAGGCCCGCCGGCTGCAAGGAGACGTGGCAG GCGCCCTGGAGGACCTGGAGCGCGCCGTGGCGCTGAGCGGAGGCCGGGGCCGCGCCGCCCGCCAGGGCTTCGTGCAGCGCGGGCTCCTGGCGCGGCTGCAGGGCCGGGACGACGACGCCCGCGGGGACTTCGAGCGGGCGGCGCGTCTGGGCAGCTCGTTCGCGCGGCGCCAGCTGGTGCTGCTCAACCCCTACGCCGCGCTGTGCAACCGCATGCTGGCCGACGTGATGAAGCAGCTGCACGGGCCCCGCAACGGCCGCTGA
- the TMEM25 gene encoding transmembrane protein 25 isoform X2, which produces MAPPPGPAALPRSLLLLPALLSSGWGELAPEIDGQTWAERALRENEQHAFTCRVAGGSGTPRLAWYLDGQLQEAGTSRLLSVGGEAFSGGTSTFTVTAQRAQHELNCSLQDPGSGRSANASVILNVQFKPEIAQVGAKYQDSQGPGLLVVLFALVRANPPANVTWIDQDGPVTVNTSDFLVLDAQNYPWLTNHTVQLQLRSLAHNLSVVATNDVGVTSASLPAPGLLATRVEVPLLGIIMAGGLALGALVGFSTLVACLVCRKEKKTKGPSRRPSLISSDSNNLKLNNVRLPRENMSLPSNLQLNDLTPDSRGKPADRQMAQNNSRPELLDPEPGGLLTSRGFIRLPMLGYIYRVSSVSSDEIWL; this is translated from the exons ATGGCGCCGCCCCCAGGCCCGGCTGCCCTCCCGCGCTCGCTGCTGCTCCTGCCAGCCCTTCTGAGCTcag GTTGGGGGGAATTGGCACCAGAAATTGATGGTCAGACCTGGGCCGAGCGGGCTCTCCGGGAGAATGAGCAGCACGCCTTCACCTGCCGCGTGGCAGGGGGTTCTGGAACCCCGCGATTGGCCTGGTACCTGGACGGACAGCTGCAGGAGGCCGGCACCTCCAGACTGCTGAGCGTTGGCGGGGAGGCCTTCTCGGGAGGCACCAGCACCTTCACTGTTACTGCCCAGAGGGCCCAGCATGAGCTTAACTGCTCCTTGCAGGACCCCGGCAGTGGCCGGTCAGCCAACGCTTCTGTCATCCTCAATGTGCAAT TTAAACCAGAGATTGCCCAGGTCGGGGCCAAATACCAGGATAGTCAGGGCCCAGGCCTCCTGGTTGTCCTTTTTGCCCTGGTGCGTGCCAACCCACCTGCCAATGTGACCTGGATCGACCAGGATGGGCCAGTGACCGTCAACACTTCCGACTTCCTGGTGCTGGATGCCCAGAACTACCCTTGGCTCACCAACCACACCGTGCAGCTGCAGCTCCGCAGCCTGGCACACAACCTCTCCGTGGTGGCCACCAACGACGTGGGTGTCACCAGCGCCTCGCTTCCCGCCCCGG GGCTTCTGGCCACCCGAGTGGAAGTGCCACTGCTGGGCATCATCATGGCCGGAGGGCTTGCCCTGGGCGCCCTGGTGGGGTTCAGCACACTGGTGGCCTGCCTGGTCtgcaggaaagagaagaagaccAAAG GCCCTTCCCGGCGCCCGTCTCTGATCTCTAG TGACTCCAACAACCTGAAACTCAACAACGTGCGCCTGCCCCGGGAGAACATGTCCCTCCCGTCCAACCTCCAGCTCAACGACCTCACTCCGGATTCCAGAG GGAAACCAGCCGACCGGCAGATGGCTCAGAATAACAGCCGGCCAGAGCTGCTGGACCCGGAGCCCGGTGGCCTCCTCACCAGCCGAG GTTTCATCCGGCTCCCGATGCTGGGCTATATCTATCGAGTGTCCAGTGTGAGCAGTGATGAGATCTGGCTCTGA
- the TMEM25 gene encoding transmembrane protein 25 isoform X1 has protein sequence MAPPPGPAALPRSLLLLPALLSSGWGELAPEIDGQTWAERALRENEQHAFTCRVAGGSGTPRLAWYLDGQLQEAGTSRLLSVGGEAFSGGTSTFTVTAQRAQHELNCSLQDPGSGRSANASVILNVQFKPEIAQVGAKYQDSQGPGLLVVLFALVRANPPANVTWIDQDGPVTVNTSDFLVLDAQNYPWLTNHTVQLQLRSLAHNLSVVATNDVGVTSASLPAPGLLATRVEVPLLGIIMAGGLALGALVGFSTLVACLVCRKEKKTKGPSRRPSLISSDSNNLKLNNVRLPRENMSLPSNLQLNDLTPDSRAGKPADRQMAQNNSRPELLDPEPGGLLTSRGFIRLPMLGYIYRVSSVSSDEIWL, from the exons ATGGCGCCGCCCCCAGGCCCGGCTGCCCTCCCGCGCTCGCTGCTGCTCCTGCCAGCCCTTCTGAGCTcag GTTGGGGGGAATTGGCACCAGAAATTGATGGTCAGACCTGGGCCGAGCGGGCTCTCCGGGAGAATGAGCAGCACGCCTTCACCTGCCGCGTGGCAGGGGGTTCTGGAACCCCGCGATTGGCCTGGTACCTGGACGGACAGCTGCAGGAGGCCGGCACCTCCAGACTGCTGAGCGTTGGCGGGGAGGCCTTCTCGGGAGGCACCAGCACCTTCACTGTTACTGCCCAGAGGGCCCAGCATGAGCTTAACTGCTCCTTGCAGGACCCCGGCAGTGGCCGGTCAGCCAACGCTTCTGTCATCCTCAATGTGCAAT TTAAACCAGAGATTGCCCAGGTCGGGGCCAAATACCAGGATAGTCAGGGCCCAGGCCTCCTGGTTGTCCTTTTTGCCCTGGTGCGTGCCAACCCACCTGCCAATGTGACCTGGATCGACCAGGATGGGCCAGTGACCGTCAACACTTCCGACTTCCTGGTGCTGGATGCCCAGAACTACCCTTGGCTCACCAACCACACCGTGCAGCTGCAGCTCCGCAGCCTGGCACACAACCTCTCCGTGGTGGCCACCAACGACGTGGGTGTCACCAGCGCCTCGCTTCCCGCCCCGG GGCTTCTGGCCACCCGAGTGGAAGTGCCACTGCTGGGCATCATCATGGCCGGAGGGCTTGCCCTGGGCGCCCTGGTGGGGTTCAGCACACTGGTGGCCTGCCTGGTCtgcaggaaagagaagaagaccAAAG GCCCTTCCCGGCGCCCGTCTCTGATCTCTAG TGACTCCAACAACCTGAAACTCAACAACGTGCGCCTGCCCCGGGAGAACATGTCCCTCCCGTCCAACCTCCAGCTCAACGACCTCACTCCGGATTCCAGAG CAGGGAAACCAGCCGACCGGCAGATGGCTCAGAATAACAGCCGGCCAGAGCTGCTGGACCCGGAGCCCGGTGGCCTCCTCACCAGCCGAG GTTTCATCCGGCTCCCGATGCTGGGCTATATCTATCGAGTGTCCAGTGTGAGCAGTGATGAGATCTGGCTCTGA
- the TMEM25 gene encoding transmembrane protein 25 isoform X3 → MAPPPGPAALPRSLLLLPALLSSGWGELAPEIDGQTWAERALRENEQHAFTCRVAGGSGTPRLAWYLDGQLQEAGTSRLLSVGGEAFSGGTSTFTVTAQRAQHELNCSLQDPGSGRSANASVILNVQFKPEIAQVGAKYQDSQGPGLLVVLFALVRANPPANVTWIDQDGPVTVNTSDFLVLDAQNYPWLTNHTVQLQLRSLAHNLSVVATNDVGVTSASLPAPGLLATRVEVPLLGIIMAGGLALGALVGFSTLVACLVCRKEKKTKGPSRRPSLISSDSNNLKLNNVRLPRENMSLPSNLQLNDLTPDSRAGKPADRQMAQNNSRPELLDPEPGGLLTSRGTGMWALGPALLPSLCASARGL, encoded by the exons ATGGCGCCGCCCCCAGGCCCGGCTGCCCTCCCGCGCTCGCTGCTGCTCCTGCCAGCCCTTCTGAGCTcag GTTGGGGGGAATTGGCACCAGAAATTGATGGTCAGACCTGGGCCGAGCGGGCTCTCCGGGAGAATGAGCAGCACGCCTTCACCTGCCGCGTGGCAGGGGGTTCTGGAACCCCGCGATTGGCCTGGTACCTGGACGGACAGCTGCAGGAGGCCGGCACCTCCAGACTGCTGAGCGTTGGCGGGGAGGCCTTCTCGGGAGGCACCAGCACCTTCACTGTTACTGCCCAGAGGGCCCAGCATGAGCTTAACTGCTCCTTGCAGGACCCCGGCAGTGGCCGGTCAGCCAACGCTTCTGTCATCCTCAATGTGCAAT TTAAACCAGAGATTGCCCAGGTCGGGGCCAAATACCAGGATAGTCAGGGCCCAGGCCTCCTGGTTGTCCTTTTTGCCCTGGTGCGTGCCAACCCACCTGCCAATGTGACCTGGATCGACCAGGATGGGCCAGTGACCGTCAACACTTCCGACTTCCTGGTGCTGGATGCCCAGAACTACCCTTGGCTCACCAACCACACCGTGCAGCTGCAGCTCCGCAGCCTGGCACACAACCTCTCCGTGGTGGCCACCAACGACGTGGGTGTCACCAGCGCCTCGCTTCCCGCCCCGG GGCTTCTGGCCACCCGAGTGGAAGTGCCACTGCTGGGCATCATCATGGCCGGAGGGCTTGCCCTGGGCGCCCTGGTGGGGTTCAGCACACTGGTGGCCTGCCTGGTCtgcaggaaagagaagaagaccAAAG GCCCTTCCCGGCGCCCGTCTCTGATCTCTAG TGACTCCAACAACCTGAAACTCAACAACGTGCGCCTGCCCCGGGAGAACATGTCCCTCCCGTCCAACCTCCAGCTCAACGACCTCACTCCGGATTCCAGAG CAGGGAAACCAGCCGACCGGCAGATGGCTCAGAATAACAGCCGGCCAGAGCTGCTGGACCCGGAGCCCGGTGGCCTCCTCACCAGCCGAGGTACCGGGATGTGGGCCCTCGGCCCCGCTCTGCTCCCCAGCCTTTGCGcttctgccagaggcctctga
- the TMEM25 gene encoding transmembrane protein 25 isoform X4: protein MAPPPGPAALPRSLLLLPALLSSGWGELAPEIDGQTWAERALRENEQHAFTCRVAGGSGTPRLAWYLDGQLQEAGTSRLLSVGGEAFSGGTSTFTVTAQRAQHELNCSLQDPGSGRSANASVILNVQWLLATRVEVPLLGIIMAGGLALGALVGFSTLVACLVCRKEKKTKGPSRRPSLISSDSNNLKLNNVRLPRENMSLPSNLQLNDLTPDSRAGKPADRQMAQNNSRPELLDPEPGGLLTSRGFIRLPMLGYIYRVSSVSSDEIWL from the exons ATGGCGCCGCCCCCAGGCCCGGCTGCCCTCCCGCGCTCGCTGCTGCTCCTGCCAGCCCTTCTGAGCTcag GTTGGGGGGAATTGGCACCAGAAATTGATGGTCAGACCTGGGCCGAGCGGGCTCTCCGGGAGAATGAGCAGCACGCCTTCACCTGCCGCGTGGCAGGGGGTTCTGGAACCCCGCGATTGGCCTGGTACCTGGACGGACAGCTGCAGGAGGCCGGCACCTCCAGACTGCTGAGCGTTGGCGGGGAGGCCTTCTCGGGAGGCACCAGCACCTTCACTGTTACTGCCCAGAGGGCCCAGCATGAGCTTAACTGCTCCTTGCAGGACCCCGGCAGTGGCCGGTCAGCCAACGCTTCTGTCATCCTCAATGTGCAAT GGCTTCTGGCCACCCGAGTGGAAGTGCCACTGCTGGGCATCATCATGGCCGGAGGGCTTGCCCTGGGCGCCCTGGTGGGGTTCAGCACACTGGTGGCCTGCCTGGTCtgcaggaaagagaagaagaccAAAG GCCCTTCCCGGCGCCCGTCTCTGATCTCTAG TGACTCCAACAACCTGAAACTCAACAACGTGCGCCTGCCCCGGGAGAACATGTCCCTCCCGTCCAACCTCCAGCTCAACGACCTCACTCCGGATTCCAGAG CAGGGAAACCAGCCGACCGGCAGATGGCTCAGAATAACAGCCGGCCAGAGCTGCTGGACCCGGAGCCCGGTGGCCTCCTCACCAGCCGAG GTTTCATCCGGCTCCCGATGCTGGGCTATATCTATCGAGTGTCCAGTGTGAGCAGTGATGAGATCTGGCTCTGA